In Candidatus Nanoarchaeia archaeon, a single genomic region encodes these proteins:
- a CDS encoding PQQ-binding-like beta-propeller repeat protein, whose protein sequence is MQASRMNMKKLGVLLILFLLVLIIFIVGCAKEIKEEPKTEVQKEQPVAQPQEGTEVGKINETTEAQETETEETQKSEILEEKPKETQTNWLAFHGSNARTGFSESKAPSKPTVLWKWTVGDFEQIGYDGNFEANWPIIDNGMVFIAPEDIFALDLKTGKKIWSYAGEIRKFFPRGLAAGKGKLFASVNAGDNLDNLPAGFVYALDAGTGEFLWKYQTQKGISHSLPLFAENKLFVGDDSGTIYALDEAHGNLIWKKYLEDAEVVHSSPAYSDGKIFVGTEGSQRSNANPSHLYALDAETGKELWRFKVDYIQGKLNLIHSTPAVLEDVVYVGSENGYFYALDANDGSLIWKNKIASGTGELIGVSAAAALGYGKVFIGTYEGKFFALDQKDGKVMWKYDFGKANADSSSVLADNKVYFGVGEGGDGYFYSFNAENGDIVWKEKLGGSSAALANGILIVPNRLVEDNFKPSTPAIIAFSDGGEESLWHENTWQ, encoded by the coding sequence ATGCAGGCAAGTAGAATGAATATGAAAAAATTAGGAGTTTTATTAATTTTATTTTTGCTTGTTTTAATAATTTTTATTGTAGGTTGCGCTAAAGAAATAAAGGAGGAGCCAAAAACAGAAGTACAAAAAGAACAGCCAGTAGCGCAGCCACAAGAGGGAACAGAAGTTGGAAAAATAAACGAAACAACTGAGGCGCAGGAAACAGAAACAGAAGAAACCCAAAAATCGGAGATACTCGAAGAAAAGCCGAAAGAAACACAAACAAACTGGCTAGCGTTCCACGGCAGCAATGCAAGGACAGGCTTCTCTGAATCAAAAGCACCATCGAAGCCCACTGTCCTGTGGAAATGGACTGTTGGCGATTTCGAGCAAATAGGCTATGATGGCAACTTTGAGGCAAACTGGCCCATCATTGATAATGGCATGGTCTTTATCGCTCCAGAAGATATATTTGCATTAGACTTGAAAACAGGCAAAAAAATATGGTCTTATGCCGGAGAAATAAGGAAGTTCTTTCCAAGGGGTCTGGCAGCAGGCAAGGGAAAGCTTTTTGCAAGCGTTAATGCCGGCGATAACCTGGATAATCTTCCTGCAGGATTTGTTTATGCATTGGATGCGGGTACGGGAGAGTTTTTATGGAAATACCAGACTCAAAAAGGCATCTCGCATTCCCTGCCTTTGTTTGCGGAAAATAAACTCTTTGTCGGAGATGATTCTGGAACCATCTATGCGCTTGATGAAGCTCATGGAAATCTCATCTGGAAGAAATATCTGGAGGATGCAGAGGTCGTTCATTCTTCGCCTGCTTACAGCGATGGAAAAATCTTTGTGGGAACAGAAGGGTCGCAAAGAAGCAATGCAAATCCAAGCCATCTCTATGCCCTGGATGCAGAAACAGGAAAAGAGTTGTGGAGGTTTAAAGTAGATTATATCCAAGGAAAATTAAATCTGATTCATTCTACCCCTGCTGTTTTGGAAGATGTCGTTTATGTCGGCTCGGAAAACGGCTATTTCTATGCTTTAGATGCAAACGATGGCAGCTTAATCTGGAAAAACAAGATTGCTTCCGGAACAGGAGAATTAATTGGCGTATCGGCTGCCGCAGCTTTAGGCTATGGCAAGGTATTTATTGGTACCTATGAAGGAAAATTCTTTGCTCTGGACCAGAAAGATGGCAAGGTCATGTGGAAATATGACTTTGGCAAGGCAAACGCAGATTCTTCGTCTGTCTTGGCAGACAATAAAGTTTATTTTGGCGTTGGTGAAGGCGGTGATGGATACTTCTACAGCTTTAATGCAGAAAATGGAGATATAGTATGGAAAGAGAAGCTTGGCGGCTCTTCAGCTGCTTTGGCAAATGGGATCTTAATCGTGCCTAACAGGCTGGTAGAAGATAACTTTAAGCCGAGCACGCCAGCCATTATTGCCTTCTCAGATGGTGGGGAGGAGTCGCTTTGGCATGAAAATACGTGGCAATGA
- a CDS encoding magnesium transporter, giving the protein MEYKAGSAGRHAISEIVKVKRDSAIRDVLRLLSKEGNRFKIIDPIYIVDKGEKLVGVVSIRDMFSYPQETKVGRIMKKKVVSLSPDAEDEKAAHVALKYGIKTIPVVKNRKILGAIPANLITSILNRSLQEDILHFAGIHKSHLNYENTTKVPLLASVLHRLPWLIVGLIGIMIAAYFINIFESTLQTYLILAFFIPAIVYMSDALGTQHQTLFVRDLATLGKDLNLGQYFLKQTVIAGILAVLISSLTMVGIFLFWNAPFTGFVISISLFIALMVTNFTSLVTTLIIYKMGHDPALGSGPLATVISDLTSIVIYFLIASWLLL; this is encoded by the coding sequence ATGGAATACAAAGCAGGTTCAGCAGGACGCCACGCGATTAGCGAGATTGTCAAAGTTAAACGGGACAGCGCAATCAGGGATGTGCTGCGCCTCCTTTCAAAAGAAGGCAATCGGTTCAAGATAATAGACCCCATATACATCGTTGACAAGGGCGAAAAGCTTGTTGGCGTTGTTTCCATCCGGGATATGTTCAGTTACCCGCAGGAAACAAAGGTCGGCAGAATCATGAAGAAGAAGGTGGTGTCTCTTTCTCCAGATGCTGAGGATGAAAAAGCTGCCCATGTAGCCTTGAAATATGGCATCAAGACAATCCCTGTTGTCAAGAACAGGAAGATCCTGGGAGCAATCCCGGCAAATCTGATAACATCCATCCTTAACAGATCGCTGCAGGAGGATATCCTGCATTTTGCAGGAATCCACAAATCCCATCTAAACTATGAGAACACCACAAAAGTTCCGTTGCTTGCTTCTGTCCTTCATCGCCTGCCTTGGTTGATTGTGGGGCTGATAGGCATTATGATTGCAGCCTACTTCATCAACATTTTTGAATCAACCTTGCAGACCTACCTCATCCTTGCATTCTTCATTCCGGCCATCGTGTACATGTCAGATGCCCTTGGAACACAGCATCAAACCCTTTTTGTCAGGGATTTGGCAACTCTGGGGAAGGATCTCAATCTCGGCCAGTACTTCCTCAAGCAAACAGTGATTGCAGGCATCTTGGCGGTGTTAATAAGCAGTTTAACCATGGTAGGAATTTTCCTATTTTGGAATGCCCCATTTACCGGATTTGTCATATCCATCTCGCTGTTTATTGCATTGATGGTCACAAACTTTACTTCGTTAGTCACAACCCTGATTATCTATAAGATGGGGCATGATCCTGCATTGGGAAGCGGCCCTCTTGCGACAGTGATCTCTGATTTGACATCCATTGTTATTTACTTTCTTATTGCATCGTGGCTGCTGTTATAG
- a CDS encoding ribbon-helix-helix protein, CopG family yields the protein MKKPISATIEEDLIRWIERETKGQRYRNKSHLIEVALEQLRKES from the coding sequence ATGAAAAAACCAATCTCAGCTACAATTGAGGAAGACCTTATCAGGTGGATTGAGCGGGAGACAAAAGGCCAGAGGTACCGCAACAAGTCCCATCTTATTGAAGTTGCCCTTGAGCAGCTGAGGAAGGAGTCATGA
- a CDS encoding type II/IV secretion system ATPase subunit — MALVDQNKQPFTYDVLREGEDVTLRIDCEAYLRSPSLEDDPVLMAKAIDILMEAGTVTKIVFTQKRDYEYDYTQTLMLLDLAKAYNQIIKKRIITYQSIGDPKTYAEIQNTVYRMLKSDPLGAYVELKRLSRRESISMQHSAAELEAHRLHRIVTQLNMIVRMLDQTSLIQLAQPYLAGYVVGDRSVYRKLFTPTIRPDFMFTKLMASYPVEGEELASYGVEDTEVTLFRLPNTIQFLYHILPPEFKMSEEKYEIVDTARKVMAEHKPTRSEFVDPQRMRQVFMNVGHDLIEELASQRNMNLREKEIQSMTKILVRYTVGFGLIEVLLQDEKIQDITINAPMGQIPMFLVHEDFDECVTNIIPTVGEAESWASKLRMLSGRPLDEANPILDTDLSLPAANARVGVIAPPLNPYGLAYAFRRHRDRPWTLPLFINNRMLTPLAAGLLSFIIDGSRTLLVAGTRSAGKTALLGSLLTEIMRKYRILTIEDTLELPTTPLRKLGYNIQPMKVVSALTHGSTEVSAEEGIRATLRLGDSALIVGEVRSVEARALYEAMRVGALANVVAGTIHGDSPYGVFDRVVNDLQVPKTSFKATDIVVVANPLRSSDGLQRWRRVTSITEVRKHWTDDPLQEGGFSDLMKYNTKTDQLEPTADLKNGDSDILKAIAGNVKEWSGNWDAVWDNILLRAKIKETIVNLALASHRPDMLEAEFVIQSNDEYHRISATVRDEVGYLESQRIFFEWNEWLKKSIKAEKTE, encoded by the coding sequence ATGGCGCTCGTGGACCAAAACAAGCAGCCTTTCACGTATGACGTGTTAAGAGAAGGAGAGGATGTGACCCTCAGGATAGACTGCGAGGCATACCTGCGAAGCCCTTCCCTGGAGGACGATCCTGTCCTTATGGCCAAGGCCATTGACATCCTTATGGAAGCAGGCACGGTCACCAAGATCGTGTTCACCCAGAAGAGGGATTATGAGTATGACTATACACAGACCCTCATGCTCCTGGACCTTGCGAAGGCCTATAACCAGATCATCAAGAAGCGGATCATCACCTACCAAAGCATCGGAGACCCAAAGACCTATGCCGAAATCCAGAATACGGTGTATCGCATGCTCAAATCAGATCCCCTGGGAGCGTATGTGGAGCTCAAGCGGCTTTCCAGGCGGGAGAGCATCTCAATGCAGCACTCTGCTGCTGAGCTAGAGGCGCATCGGCTGCATCGCATCGTGACGCAACTCAACATGATCGTTAGGATGCTTGACCAGACAAGCCTGATACAGCTCGCCCAGCCCTACCTTGCAGGCTATGTTGTTGGAGACCGGTCTGTTTACAGGAAGCTGTTCACTCCAACGATCAGGCCAGATTTCATGTTCACGAAGCTGATGGCGAGCTACCCTGTTGAGGGAGAGGAGCTTGCCAGCTATGGTGTTGAAGATACTGAGGTCACGCTCTTCAGGCTTCCCAACACCATCCAATTCCTGTATCATATCCTTCCTCCGGAATTCAAGATGAGCGAGGAGAAGTATGAGATCGTGGATACTGCGAGGAAGGTCATGGCTGAGCATAAGCCGACACGCTCTGAGTTTGTTGATCCCCAGAGGATGCGGCAGGTATTCATGAATGTTGGCCATGATCTGATCGAGGAGCTTGCCAGCCAGAGGAACATGAACCTGCGTGAGAAGGAGATCCAAAGCATGACGAAAATCCTTGTCCGGTATACTGTTGGCTTTGGCCTGATTGAGGTGCTTCTTCAGGATGAAAAGATCCAGGATATCACCATCAATGCGCCCATGGGCCAGATTCCGATGTTTCTCGTGCATGAGGATTTTGACGAATGCGTGACCAATATCATCCCCACTGTAGGAGAGGCGGAGTCCTGGGCGTCAAAGCTCCGCATGCTTTCAGGCAGGCCTTTGGATGAGGCAAATCCCATCCTTGATACAGACCTCAGCCTGCCTGCAGCCAATGCACGAGTGGGCGTGATTGCTCCGCCATTGAATCCCTACGGCCTTGCCTATGCATTCAGGAGGCACCGGGACAGGCCATGGACATTGCCGCTCTTTATCAACAACCGCATGCTGACGCCGCTTGCTGCCGGGCTTCTCTCCTTCATCATTGACGGATCAAGGACGCTGCTTGTTGCAGGAACGCGCTCTGCAGGAAAAACAGCACTGCTTGGAAGCCTTCTGACAGAAATCATGCGGAAATACCGCATACTGACAATCGAGGACACTCTCGAGCTTCCTACGACTCCTTTGAGAAAGTTGGGGTATAATATTCAGCCCATGAAAGTAGTATCTGCCCTGACCCACGGCTCTACCGAGGTCAGCGCAGAGGAGGGAATTAGGGCAACCCTGCGGCTTGGCGATTCTGCCTTAATTGTAGGAGAGGTGCGTTCTGTTGAGGCACGGGCGTTGTACGAGGCAATGCGGGTTGGAGCTCTAGCCAATGTGGTTGCAGGAACGATCCATGGGGATTCTCCCTACGGCGTATTTGACAGGGTTGTCAATGACCTGCAGGTTCCGAAGACAAGCTTCAAGGCAACAGACATCGTGGTTGTGGCAAATCCTTTGCGGAGCTCTGACGGGCTGCAGAGATGGAGGAGGGTCACGTCAATCACTGAAGTCAGGAAGCACTGGACTGATGACCCCCTACAGGAAGGAGGGTTTTCTGACCTCATGAAATACAATACAAAGACTGACCAGCTTGAGCCGACTGCTGACCTTAAAAATGGCGATTCTGATATCCTCAAGGCCATAGCTGGAAATGTGAAAGAGTGGTCAGGAAACTGGGATGCAGTGTGGGATAATATCCTGCTCAGGGCGAAGATCAAGGAGACAATTGTGAATCTGGCGCTGGCTAGCCACAGGCCTGATATGCTTGAGGCGGAATTCGTCATCCAATCGAATGATGAATACCACAGGATCTCGGCGACTGTCCGTGATGAAGTAGGCTATCTGGAGAGCCAGAGGATCTTTTTCGAATGGAACGAATGGCTGAAGAAGAGCATAAAGGCAGAAAAGACAGAATAA
- a CDS encoding biotin/lipoate A/B protein ligase family protein has translation MNSVWRLIPLETHNAFMNMAIDEAITESVAAGGQPTIRFYQWDPSAVSIGYFQSLSQEVNEEACKGMHIVRRRTGGGAVYHDAEITYSVIAPESMFQGITESYHEICGWIIKSLGKLGIQAEFKPINDVIVQGKKISGNAQTRRNKVLLQHGTILYDVDVDKMFSLLRVPDEKIRDKVIASVKERVTSVRAVCQREKEELYHALLLGFTDGKQWEVGRLSEEEKKKARELARRYESKEWNYLR, from the coding sequence ATGAATAGCGTCTGGAGGCTCATTCCGCTGGAGACTCATAACGCCTTTATGAACATGGCAATTGATGAGGCAATCACAGAGAGTGTGGCAGCCGGAGGCCAGCCAACAATACGGTTTTATCAATGGGATCCAAGCGCAGTATCAATCGGGTATTTCCAAAGCCTCTCGCAGGAAGTCAATGAGGAAGCGTGCAAAGGGATGCACATTGTGCGGAGACGAACTGGCGGAGGGGCTGTCTACCATGATGCAGAAATTACGTATAGTGTCATTGCTCCTGAATCGATGTTCCAGGGCATCACTGAGAGCTATCATGAGATATGCGGGTGGATCATTAAGAGCCTTGGAAAACTTGGGATTCAGGCAGAATTCAAGCCTATCAACGATGTCATTGTTCAAGGAAAGAAGATATCGGGCAATGCCCAGACAAGGCGAAATAAGGTTTTGCTCCAGCACGGCACTATCCTCTATGATGTAGATGTGGACAAGATGTTCTCTCTCTTACGAGTGCCTGATGAGAAGATACGGGATAAGGTCATTGCCAGTGTCAAGGAAAGAGTAACAAGCGTTCGGGCGGTCTGCCAGCGCGAGAAGGAAGAGCTTTATCATGCGCTGCTCCTCGGATTCACTGATGGCAAGCAATGGGAGGTTGGCAGGCTTTCAGAAGAGGAAAAAAAGAAGGCTCGGGAGCTTGCCAGGAGATACGAGTCAAAGGAGTGGAACTATCTGAGATAA
- a CDS encoding dihydrolipoamide acetyltransferase family protein codes for MAYEFKFPDVGEGIQEGTIVKWLVKEGDAVDADQALGEIETDKAIVEIPSPKAGTIIRLHVKEGGVIRVGQTMVTIKESGEEKKDAGTVIGFLDDGEKQKAEKIHIPRKEGKAGLAAESKGVKVQKKYDMFGYIDRVPFSGIRKAIAEHMAESIRTTAQVTHMQQADVTKLAVLREKEKKKAESEDVKLTYLPYVVKAVVAALKKHPMLNSTLDEAAGEIRVKKYYNIGIAVDEGDGLRVPVVKGADQKDTITIAKEIQNFAKVGKKLNPMDMKGGSFTITNLGHLGVEYFTPVINYPEVAILGMGDIQDEAVVKEGKVVVRKILPLSLSYDHRVVDGREAALFMKDLVEALFSPA; via the coding sequence ATGGCATACGAATTCAAGTTCCCGGATGTAGGAGAAGGCATACAGGAAGGAACGATAGTCAAATGGCTGGTCAAGGAGGGGGATGCTGTCGATGCAGATCAGGCCCTGGGAGAGATAGAGACAGACAAGGCCATTGTTGAAATTCCAAGCCCAAAAGCTGGAACCATCATCAGGCTGCATGTCAAAGAAGGAGGGGTCATCAGAGTCGGCCAGACAATGGTTACGATCAAGGAATCAGGCGAAGAGAAGAAGGACGCCGGTACTGTAATCGGGTTCCTGGATGATGGAGAGAAGCAGAAGGCTGAGAAGATTCACATACCAAGAAAGGAAGGAAAGGCAGGGTTGGCAGCTGAGAGCAAGGGCGTCAAGGTTCAGAAGAAATATGACATGTTCGGCTACATTGACAGGGTTCCTTTTTCAGGCATCAGGAAGGCGATTGCAGAGCATATGGCTGAGAGCATCCGCACTACTGCTCAAGTCACGCATATGCAGCAAGCTGATGTTACAAAACTTGCTGTTTTGCGGGAAAAGGAGAAGAAGAAAGCTGAGAGTGAGGATGTGAAACTGACGTATCTTCCTTATGTTGTGAAGGCTGTTGTCGCTGCTTTGAAGAAACATCCCATGCTGAATTCAACCCTTGACGAAGCTGCAGGAGAGATACGGGTTAAGAAATACTACAATATTGGCATCGCTGTTGATGAGGGAGATGGATTAAGGGTTCCGGTTGTCAAGGGAGCTGACCAAAAAGACACCATCACAATTGCCAAAGAGATCCAGAATTTCGCTAAGGTGGGCAAGAAACTCAATCCCATGGACATGAAAGGAGGAAGCTTCACAATCACGAACCTAGGCCATCTTGGAGTAGAATACTTCACGCCTGTCATCAATTATCCTGAAGTGGCAATCTTAGGTATGGGCGATATACAGGACGAGGCTGTTGTGAAGGAAGGAAAGGTTGTTGTACGGAAGATACTGCCGCTTTCCCTCAGCTATGACCACCGCGTTGTTGATGGGAGAGAAGCTGCCTTGTTTATGAAAGATCTTGTTGAGGCTCTTTTTTCTCCTGCCTGA
- a CDS encoding alpha-ketoacid dehydrogenase subunit beta has protein sequence MERTIVEAINLALFREMKRDKNVVVLGEDVGRNGGVFRVTDGLQKKFGENRVMDTPLSEAGIVAASIGMAVAGLRPVAEIQFSGFLYAGIDHLISHASRIRHRSRGAFSCPLVIRTPYGGGIRALEHHSESMEALYCHIPGLKVVVPSTPYEAKGLLAAAIRDNDPVIFFEPQRLYRQIKEEVPDKEYVIPLGKCKLAREGKDVTIISWGAMLQVVKDAASRVDIDCEIVNVMTLKPLDMQTIINSVKKTGRCIIVHEAPKTSGFGAEIIARLNEEIFGELKAPVERVAGFDTVFPLYKMERLYLPNVVRVVEAMKRVMSY, from the coding sequence ATGGAACGAACAATTGTTGAAGCGATCAACCTTGCATTATTCCGGGAGATGAAGAGAGACAAGAATGTTGTTGTCCTTGGAGAGGATGTCGGAAGGAATGGAGGGGTTTTCAGGGTTACTGATGGATTGCAAAAGAAGTTTGGGGAAAACAGGGTGATGGACACTCCGCTGTCTGAGGCAGGGATTGTGGCAGCATCGATCGGAATGGCAGTTGCAGGTTTGCGGCCTGTTGCAGAGATCCAGTTTTCTGGGTTTCTCTACGCAGGCATTGACCACCTGATTTCCCATGCTTCCAGGATCAGGCATCGATCGCGAGGCGCATTCAGCTGCCCTCTGGTTATCAGGACTCCGTATGGAGGGGGGATCAGGGCTTTAGAGCACCATTCAGAAAGCATGGAAGCCTTGTACTGCCATATCCCCGGGCTGAAGGTAGTGGTTCCCTCAACCCCATATGAGGCAAAGGGGCTGTTGGCTGCAGCAATCAGGGATAACGACCCGGTGATTTTCTTCGAGCCGCAGCGGCTGTACCGGCAAATCAAGGAAGAGGTTCCTGACAAGGAGTATGTGATTCCTTTAGGCAAGTGCAAGCTCGCGAGAGAAGGGAAGGATGTTACTATTATTAGCTGGGGAGCGATGCTCCAGGTTGTGAAAGATGCTGCATCCCGCGTTGATATTGATTGTGAGATTGTGAATGTCATGACTCTTAAGCCATTGGATATGCAAACTATTATTAACTCAGTAAAGAAGACAGGAAGGTGCATTATTGTCCATGAAGCTCCCAAGACCTCCGGCTTTGGGGCAGAGATCATTGCAAGGCTGAACGAGGAGATTTTTGGTGAGCTGAAAGCTCCTGTTGAACGGGTTGCCGGGTTTGACACGGTGTTTCCGCTCTATAAGATGGAGAGATTGTATCTTCCGAATGTCGTGCGTGTTGTTGAGGCGATGAAGAGGGTGATGAGCTACTGA
- the pdhA gene encoding pyruvate dehydrogenase (acetyl-transferring) E1 component subunit alpha produces the protein MKKAFSELQLLDEKGRAKGSFPRQRAQEFYEKMLLIRQFDQKALSLQRQGRIGTYAQYVGEEASQVGSALAVEAEDWVFPSYRQTGSLIAMGVPMLNLLRYWGGDERGNIPPKGRNIFPISIPVGSQIALAMGAGIALKIQKKKSAVLAYFGDGATSRGDFHDGLNFAGVFNAPVVFFCENNQWAISTAPGSQTHAETFCQKAIAYGIQGIRVDGNDVFGVYKATADALARAKQGKGPTLIEAVTYRMSDHTTSDDAFRYRSKEEVEHWKKRDPIERLERFQMSLVQQRTAILKKNKELVEEAVRQYENDKSCPVDDMFQYMYKEMPEELRKQLQYLKGLK, from the coding sequence ATGAAAAAGGCGTTTAGTGAGTTGCAGCTCCTGGATGAGAAAGGAAGAGCGAAAGGCAGTTTTCCCAGGCAACGCGCACAGGAATTCTACGAGAAGATGCTTCTCATTCGCCAGTTTGACCAGAAAGCATTAAGTCTGCAGAGGCAGGGCAGGATAGGAACGTATGCGCAGTACGTTGGAGAGGAGGCTTCCCAAGTCGGCTCTGCTCTGGCGGTTGAGGCAGAAGACTGGGTGTTCCCAAGCTATCGGCAGACCGGCAGCCTGATTGCGATGGGTGTGCCTATGCTGAACTTGTTGAGGTATTGGGGAGGGGATGAACGGGGAAATATCCCTCCAAAAGGGAGGAACATCTTTCCGATATCCATCCCTGTTGGATCACAGATTGCCCTGGCGATGGGCGCAGGGATTGCCCTGAAGATCCAGAAGAAGAAGAGCGCGGTGCTTGCGTATTTTGGAGATGGGGCTACAAGCAGGGGAGACTTCCACGACGGCTTGAACTTTGCGGGAGTCTTCAATGCTCCTGTTGTGTTTTTTTGCGAGAACAACCAGTGGGCGATATCGACAGCCCCGGGCTCCCAGACACACGCAGAAACATTCTGCCAGAAAGCGATTGCCTACGGCATCCAGGGAATCCGGGTTGACGGAAATGATGTGTTCGGAGTCTATAAGGCAACAGCAGACGCATTGGCCAGGGCAAAGCAAGGGAAAGGCCCGACGCTGATTGAGGCAGTTACTTACAGGATGTCTGACCATACAACAAGTGATGATGCGTTTCGGTATCGCTCAAAGGAAGAGGTTGAACACTGGAAAAAGAGAGATCCCATTGAAAGGCTTGAGAGGTTCCAGATGAGCCTGGTTCAGCAGAGAACTGCGATCCTGAAGAAGAACAAAGAGCTGGTTGAAGAGGCAGTGCGCCAGTATGAGAACGACAAATCCTGCCCTGTTGATGATATGTTCCAGTATATGTATAAAGAGATGCCTGAGGAGCTGAGGAAGCAACTTCAATATCTGAAGGGGCTGAAGTGA
- the lipA gene encoding lipoyl synthase, with the protein MKPKIRLPLLQTFRDVQETIHAQKLVTVCEEAHCPNISECWSGGTATFMVMGDVCTRGCRFCAVKTAVSGKELDPEEPRRLAETIHSWGLTYVVVTSVDRDDLPDQGASHFAGCVREIRKSNPQIKIEVLIPDFRGNLDCLNAIIAANPDVIAHNIEVVERLQAKVRDRRADYRQSLFVLRAIKELDATRCTKSSIMVGFGESTEEVVAAMRDLRKNGVDFLTIGQYLSPGFRHAPVREYVAPEKFLFYKKVGEEMGFRYVASGALVRSSYRAGEYFERANNNLYKSLDSHRLS; encoded by the coding sequence ATGAAGCCGAAGATCAGGCTCCCTCTCCTGCAAACATTCAGGGATGTGCAGGAGACAATCCATGCGCAAAAGCTGGTCACGGTCTGCGAGGAGGCCCATTGCCCCAATATCTCTGAATGCTGGAGTGGAGGCACAGCAACATTCATGGTGATGGGCGATGTCTGCACCCGGGGCTGCCGGTTCTGCGCTGTGAAGACTGCAGTCTCCGGGAAGGAATTGGATCCTGAAGAGCCAAGGAGATTAGCCGAGACGATTCATTCATGGGGGCTTACGTATGTTGTTGTCACCTCTGTGGACAGGGACGACCTTCCTGATCAAGGAGCCAGTCATTTTGCCGGATGCGTCAGAGAGATACGGAAATCAAATCCTCAAATCAAGATTGAGGTTCTCATTCCAGACTTTAGGGGAAATCTTGATTGCCTGAACGCTATCATCGCTGCAAATCCCGATGTTATCGCGCATAATATCGAGGTGGTTGAGCGGCTCCAGGCAAAAGTGAGGGACAGGAGGGCGGATTATCGGCAAAGCCTTTTTGTTTTGAGGGCGATAAAGGAGCTTGACGCAACACGGTGCACCAAATCTTCCATCATGGTGGGCTTTGGCGAGAGCACGGAGGAGGTTGTTGCTGCGATGAGGGATTTAAGGAAGAACGGCGTCGATTTCCTGACGATCGGCCAATACCTGAGCCCAGGCTTCAGGCATGCCCCTGTGAGAGAATACGTCGCTCCTGAAAAGTTCTTATTCTATAAGAAAGTGGGAGAGGAGATGGGATTCAGGTATGTCGCCTCCGGTGCATTAGTCAGAAGCTCGTACAGGGCAGGAGAGTATTTTGAGAGAGCAAATAACAATCTTTATAAGAGCCTGGATTCTCATCGTCTCTCATGA
- a CDS encoding thioredoxin domain-containing protein → MTKDRLVQFSGTECVHCREMDPIIRKVEKELGVKIHYVEVWHNEENAKFMESVDTDGHGKVFCGGVPLFYNEKTGKKICGSCDFETLKNWALGK, encoded by the coding sequence ATGACAAAAGACAGGCTGGTTCAGTTTTCCGGAACTGAATGCGTCCACTGCAGGGAGATGGATCCCATTATCAGGAAAGTTGAGAAGGAGCTGGGCGTGAAGATCCATTACGTCGAGGTCTGGCACAACGAGGAAAATGCGAAGTTCATGGAGTCTGTAGACACCGATGGGCATGGAAAAGTATTCTGCGGAGGAGTGCCCTTGTTCTATAACGAGAAAACAGGAAAAAAGATCTGCGGATCCTGTGATTTTGAGACGCTGAAGAATTGGGCCCTCGGAAAATGA